The following nucleotide sequence is from Aneurinibacillus soli.
TCATACGTATGCCTCCAGAAAGAATCATATTCTCAATCCTATTCTGTCCAGAAGCGATTCGTGCCATACTTTACCCGTTGTATTGGTTCATCACGCGCAAGAACGAAATTTCGGTCCACGCTCTCGATGCTTCAGCAGCCCGTTTGACAGCTTCTTCAACATCGGCTTTTTGCTCCGGTGGGAATGTGCCAAGCACATAATCCACCACTTTACGACCCGGCTCCGGACGATCAATCCCGACCTTAATGCGTTTGAACTCCTGTGTGCCCAGATGTGCAAGTAGTGATTTAATGCCGTTATGTCCACCTGCACTCCCCTTAGTTCGAAGACGAATTTTACCACATGGTAGATCAAGATCATCATAGATTACCAGCAGATCCTCTTCCGGATCGAGCTTGTAAAAGCTCAGCAGTGGCGACACACATTCCCCGGACAGATTCATATACGTCAGTGGCTTGACGAGAATGACCTTCTCGGTTCCTACACGCCCTTCCCCAATCAACCCTTTGAACTTACCTTGATTCAGCGCAATACCCCATTCATCTGCCAGGCGATCAATTGCCCAGAAGCCTACATTATGTCGTGTCATCTCATACTCACGACCTGGATTACCCAATCCTACAATGACTTTCATACGTTCTCCTCCATTACAAAAAAGCGCACCCGCTCAGGATGCGCTTATCTTGCATTCAATTAGTCAAACAGCTTGCTTACTGACAGTTCTTCATGGACACGAATAATCGCTTCCCCGATGATCGGCGCAACAGAAAGAGACTTAATTTTTTCACTCTGTTTTTCCGGTCCGAGCGGAATAGAGTTTGTTACGATCAATTCTTTGATGCTTGAATTCTCGATACGCTCGATTGCTGGACCAGACAATACAGGGTGCGTACAGCATGCATATACAGCTTTTGCTCCAGCTTCCATCAGTGCATGAGCTGCCAGTGTAATCGTACCAGCTGTATCGATGATGTCATCAATAATAATCGCTGTTCTGCCTTCAATATTACCCACGATATTCATCACTTCCGCCACGTTCGGCTCCGGACGGCGTTTGTCAATGATGGCAATCGGCGCTTCCAGACGTTCAGCCAGTTTACGAGCACGTGTTACACCGCCATGGTCAGGTGATACAACGACAATGTCTTCGAGATTTTTATCTGCGAAGTGCTTGCCGAGAATCGGCACACCAAGCAAATGGTCAACTGGAATATCAAAGAAGCCTTGAATCTGAGTCGCATGGAGGTCCATAGTGATCACACGATGCGCTCCGGCCGTTTCAATCAGGTTCGCTACCAGCTTCGCTGTGATCGGATCACGCGCGCGCGCTTTACGATCCTGACGAGCATACCCATAATACGGAATTACAACATTGATGCTTTTTGCAGATGCACGTTTTAATGCATCTACCATAACGAGCAGCTCCATCAGGTGCTCATTAACTGGGGCACTTGTGGACTGAATGACGAATACGTCCGCACCGCGAACACTTTCGTTTAGCTTAATTTGTACTTCCCCGTCACTAAAATGTATAACTTGCGCATTTCCCATCGGAAGACCAATATGATCTACGATTTCTTTTGCCAGAGCCGGGTTTGCATTACACGTAAAGACCTTCAATTTCGGGTCGCGATAATTCGCCATACTGCTCTATAACCTCCATACTGTCTATACTTATTTCTTTATAATTTTGCTTGCATAATTTTCTTTGTTCGTCTGGCGTGTACGGGCGATGGCAAGTGCGCCATCCGGAACATCCTGATTGATGGTGGAACCTGCAGCAATATATGCTCCTTCTCCCACTGTTACCGGCGCTATCAGATTCGTGTTACATCCGACGAAAGAGCCGTCTCCTACAACCGTCTTATACTTCTTCACGCCATCGTAGTTCACCGTTACCGTACCGCATCCTACATTTACATCGGCACCGATCTCCGCATCTCCAAGATACGTAAGATGCGAAACTTTACTACCCTTGCCAAGTGTCGTATTTTTTAACTCGACGAAATCGCCGACCTTAGCGCCCTCTCCTACATGTGAGTTCGGACGCACATACGCAAACGGCCCAACCGTTGCATCGCTGTCAACACGGCTGTCCATCAATACGGACTGCTTAATGTGAACACGATCTCCTACTTCACAATTCGTAAGCTGTGAGTTCGGTCCAATTATGCAATCTTCTCCAATGACAGTACCGGCTCCAATCAACGCACCCGGGTAAATCACAGTATCGCGGCCAATTACCACATTCGTTTCGATATACGTATTCTGTGGATCAATTATAGTCACACCTGCACGCATATGAGCTTCAAGAATCCGGCTACGCATCATAGATTCCGCTTTTGCAAGCGCTACACGATCATTCACCCCAATGGTTACTTCATCTGTAACGGATGCTTCAATGCTTTGGCCGTCCTTCTGTAAAATTTCAATCACATCAGTCAGGTAAAATTCACCCTGCGCATTTTTATTATCTACTTTCTTCAATGCTGCGAACAGTTTCTGGTTATCAAAGCAATATGTGCCTGTGTTGATCTCCTGAACACGCTGTTCCTCTTCATTCGCATCTTTCTGCTCTACAATGCGCTCAACTTGTCCCTGTGCATTACGAATAATGCGTCCGTACCCTGTTGGATTGTCCATAACCCGGGTTAGAATCGTTCCGGCAGCTCCGCTCGCTTCATGGTCTGCTGTAAGCTTCGCTAATGTATCCGCGCTAATGAGAGGCTCGTCCCCGGAAAGCACAAGGGTAGTCCCCGGCGCATCTTCCAAGAGAGGAGCAACCTGCGTGACTGCGTGTGCTGTTCCAAGTTGCTGCTCCTGCATGACATACTCAACATGCGTGCCAAGCTGCTCCTGTACTTTCTCCGCTCCATGCCCAACCACTACAACAATGCGGTTTACGTTCAGCTCTTGCAGGTTATCCACGACGTGCTGAACCATCGGCTTGCCGCAAACGGGGTGCAGCACTTTGTACAGCTTCGATTTCATTCGTGTGCCCTGTCCGGCAGCTAATACGACCGCAAATTTATCTGACATAGTACCCTCCCGTTTCGAATAAGTTCCACAATGACTATATCTTAATTAGGCCTTGATTTCAAGGCAAAAGAAAAAGAGGCCCCTCTATGTGGCCCCTTGTTTACAACTGTTTTTTACGCGCCCTCTTCTACGAGTTCTTCACTCTCTACAACTTCTCCTACACGTTCGTATTCAGCCAGTACAGCGGCTTGAATCTTTTCGCGAGTAGACGAAGAGATTGGATGCGCGATGTCGCGGAATTCCCCTTCTGGCGTACGTTTGCTCGGCATTGCCACAAACATACCGTTGTTACCATCGATAACGCGGATGTCATGAACCACGAATTCATTATCGATCGTAATGGAACAGATCGCTTTCATGCGTCCATCTGTGTTGACGCGGCGGAGTCTTACGTCCGTCACTTCCATGTCTGCTCACCACCTTTTTCCAATTATCAAAAGCTTGATAACTGTAATTCAACCAAAGGTGGCGAAAATCCTTCCAGCATCCCTAAAAAAAATCAATTTTTTATAAAATTTGGATTTTTACCTACAGACATGGTATTTATCTGCCGATAGAAGCAACCAATTCGATCTCGATTCCTACATCTTTCGGGAGACGAGCCACTTCTACAAGGGAGCGGGCCGGACGATGCTCATTGAAGTACTGGCCGTATACTTCATTAATCGTTCCGAAATCTTCAATGTTTTTAACGAAAACCGTTGCCTTCACAACGTCATTCAACGTTGCTCCGGCTGCCGCCAGCACTTCTTTCAAGTTCGCAAATACTTGATGCGTCTGAGCCGTAATATCTCCGTCTACAAGTTCCCCTTCCGCTGTCAACGGAATCTGGCCAGATGTAAAAATCAAATCCCCTGCCTTGATTGCCTGTGAATAGGGTCCGATCGCAGCTGGCGCTTTTGTGGTTGAGATGGATTCTGTCATAAATAAATCTCTCCTTACGTGATTTATTATACAAATCGATTTCCAAGTTCAAGCTTGATTTCTTTATCCCGTACGTCCATTTCCTTCATTTTTAACAGCGAAACGTACTCATCTACCAAACGTTCTTCCACATCTGATGTCTCCATAAGCACACCCACACCTACAACTTCAGCTTTAAATTCCGCAAGCAGATCGATCATTCCCTGAATCGTACCACCGGCTTTCATGAAGTCATCAATAATCAGTACCTTAGAATTCTCAGGCAGGCTACGGCGTGCCAGTGACATCGTCTGGATGCGTTTGCTGGACCCGGATACGTAGTTAATGCTTACGACTGAACCGTCCGTCACCTTGCTGTAACGGCGCACGATCACCACCGGCACATTCAGGTATGCGGCGGCGGCATAAGCCAGAGGAATCCCTTTCGTTTCCACTGTCATTACATAGTCCGCTGCCGTTTCGGCAAAAATAGAGGC
It contains:
- a CDS encoding RidA family protein; the encoded protein is MTESISTTKAPAAIGPYSQAIKAGDLIFTSGQIPLTAEGELVDGDITAQTHQVFANLKEVLAAAGATLNDVVKATVFVKNIEDFGTINEVYGQYFNEHRPARSLVEVARLPKDVGIEIELVASIGR
- the purR gene encoding pur operon repressor; protein product: MNKLRRSARLVDMTQHLLARPHKLIPLTYFAEQYGAAKSSISEDLSIIKELFETEGIGLLKTVAGAAGGVKYIPQMNKEVARKAINKLKEKLEGPGRLLPGGYLYMADLLGDPEALAEIGKVFASIFAETAADYVMTVETKGIPLAYAAAAYLNVPVVIVRRYSKVTDGSVVSINYVSGSSKRIQTMSLARRSLPENSKVLIIDDFMKAGGTIQGMIDLLAEFKAEVVGVGVLMETSDVEERLVDEYVSLLKMKEMDVRDKEIKLELGNRFV
- the spoVG gene encoding septation regulator SpoVG, with product MEVTDVRLRRVNTDGRMKAICSITIDNEFVVHDIRVIDGNNGMFVAMPSKRTPEGEFRDIAHPISSSTREKIQAAVLAEYERVGEVVESEELVEEGA
- a CDS encoding ribose-phosphate diphosphokinase, translating into MANYRDPKLKVFTCNANPALAKEIVDHIGLPMGNAQVIHFSDGEVQIKLNESVRGADVFVIQSTSAPVNEHLMELLVMVDALKRASAKSINVVIPYYGYARQDRKARARDPITAKLVANLIETAGAHRVITMDLHATQIQGFFDIPVDHLLGVPILGKHFADKNLEDIVVVSPDHGGVTRARKLAERLEAPIAIIDKRRPEPNVAEVMNIVGNIEGRTAIIIDDIIDTAGTITLAAHALMEAGAKAVYACCTHPVLSGPAIERIENSSIKELIVTNSIPLGPEKQSEKIKSLSVAPIIGEAIIRVHEELSVSKLFD
- the pth gene encoding aminoacyl-tRNA hydrolase translates to MKVIVGLGNPGREYEMTRHNVGFWAIDRLADEWGIALNQGKFKGLIGEGRVGTEKVILVKPLTYMNLSGECVSPLLSFYKLDPEEDLLVIYDDLDLPCGKIRLRTKGSAGGHNGIKSLLAHLGTQEFKRIKVGIDRPEPGRKVVDYVLGTFPPEQKADVEEAVKRAAEASRAWTEISFLRVMNQYNG
- the glmU gene encoding bifunctional UDP-N-acetylglucosamine diphosphorylase/glucosamine-1-phosphate N-acetyltransferase GlmU, whose product is MSDKFAVVLAAGQGTRMKSKLYKVLHPVCGKPMVQHVVDNLQELNVNRIVVVVGHGAEKVQEQLGTHVEYVMQEQQLGTAHAVTQVAPLLEDAPGTTLVLSGDEPLISADTLAKLTADHEASGAAGTILTRVMDNPTGYGRIIRNAQGQVERIVEQKDANEEEQRVQEINTGTYCFDNQKLFAALKKVDNKNAQGEFYLTDVIEILQKDGQSIEASVTDEVTIGVNDRVALAKAESMMRSRILEAHMRAGVTIIDPQNTYIETNVVIGRDTVIYPGALIGAGTVIGEDCIIGPNSQLTNCEVGDRVHIKQSVLMDSRVDSDATVGPFAYVRPNSHVGEGAKVGDFVELKNTTLGKGSKVSHLTYLGDAEIGADVNVGCGTVTVNYDGVKKYKTVVGDGSFVGCNTNLIAPVTVGEGAYIAAGSTINQDVPDGALAIARTRQTNKENYASKIIKK